In Euzebya rosea, a single window of DNA contains:
- a CDS encoding DUF1905 domain-containing protein, producing MHDFTFTTPVWEHDGDASWHFVTLPEEDSDHIREITGGAARRGFGSVRVEVRMGRSTWLTSLFPDKGRGCYVLPMKKAVRTANGVGDGDVVTVTVRLVDL from the coding sequence ATGCACGACTTCACCTTCACCACGCCCGTGTGGGAACACGATGGCGACGCGTCATGGCACTTCGTGACGTTGCCCGAGGAGGACAGCGACCACATCCGGGAGATCACCGGCGGCGCCGCTCGGCGGGGCTTCGGCTCGGTCCGTGTCGAGGTCCGCATGGGCCGCTCGACCTGGCTGACGTCGCTGTTCCCCGACAAGGGACGCGGCTGTTACGTCCTCCCGATGAAGAAGGCGGTGCGGACCGCCAACGGCGTCGGTGACGGCGACGTGGTCACCGTCACCGTCCGGCTCGTCGACCTGTAG